The Tessaracoccus aquimaris sequence CGGAGGTCGAGGAGTCCTTCGACGCGGCGCGTGAGGCCGCGGAGGCGGAGGGCTTCGCGCACCTGCCGGAGACGGCGCAGGACACGGCCCGCCGCGCGCACGGCGCCACCGCGATGGCGATGGCGGCGACCAACCCCGCCGAGCGCCTGGCCGCCGCGACCAAGGCGGCCGATCTGCTGCGTTCGCTCGCGCTGTACTACCTGCCGAGCCTCGACCCGGCCGCCCCGCAACTGCTGGCCGCCCCCAAGGAAATCGAGCCCGCGCCGTGAACCTCGACCTCACCCCCTCCCAGCCGGAGAGCCTCCGATCGCTTCCCGGGTTGCGCCCCGTGGGCCTCGACGCTGAGGTGCGCCACCTCACCAACCGCTTGGTGCTCGCCCTTGCGGGCGATGACATCTTCACGCTCAGGACGTGGCAGGAGGGCGACCCCCAGCGCGTCCGGTGGCTCGCGGCGACGTGGCGCGACTCGGGCCCGTACTTCCGTTACCGGGTGCGCACCGTCGCCGGGTTCGCGACGATCGGTTCGCTCGGCCTCGAGCGCGGGCTGCGGCTCTCCAGGGCCTTCCTGACGGAGGAGGCCAAGCCGGTCCAGAACGAACCGCAGATCCTGATCGACGGCGAGCGGTTCCGGCCCCGGCAGGTCGTCGACCTGCTGCCCTCTGCCGATGCGGCGCGCGACGCCGCGGTCGCCCGGGTCGCCGACGTCCGGGCCATGTACGGCCGGATGCTGAGCGACGTGGCCTACCGGATCGAGAACTCCGCGCTCTTCGACCATGCGGTGCCGACCACCGACCAGTTCGAGCGGGCGTTGGCCATCTGGGCCGACGTCACCGACGCGACGCCTGCACCCGAGGTCGTCCGGTTGGCGGCCGCCGTCAAGGTCACGTTCGACACGGCGCGGGCGCACGCCGAGACCACGGGGCTCGGGCACCTGCCGGAGGCCGTGCGGGCTGAGGGGCGAAGGGCCGCGAGCGCGGCCCGCTTGGCATCCAACGCCGGCACCCCCGGCGAGCGGGACGCGGCCTGGGAGCAGGTCAACCGGATCCTGTCCTCGCTGGCGCTCTACTACCTGCCCGACGTCGCCCGGGGCCAGTTGGGGCGCTGAGCGCTCAGCCGAGCGGCGGCCAGGACGGGTCCTGCTGCTGGACGACCATCGCGAAGCCCGCCGAGCCCGCGAACACGTCGCGCGATTCGGGGCTTGGTGCCTTGTCGGCGCGGCGTTCCGGGTAGGCCTTCGGCTCGATGCCCTCGATCTTGGCGGCCTCCATCTGCTGCGCGGCGAGCGAGGCGTAGAGCCCGCCGAGGGCGAGCAGTTCCTGGTGGGTTCCCGTCTCGACGATCCGCCCGGCCTCCAGCACGTGGATGACGTCGGCGCCGACCACCGTCGAGAGCCGGTGGGCGATCGTCAACGTGGTGCGGCCCTCCGCGACGTTGTCGAGGGCCTCCTGCACCACCCGCTCCGAGACGGTGTCGAGCGCGCTGGTCGCCTCGTCCAGCAGCAGCACGGGCGGGTCCTTCAGCAGCACCCGGGCGATCGCGATCCGCTGCTTCTCGCCGCCGGAGAGCCGGTAGCCGCGCTCGCCCACCACCGTCTCGTAGCCGTGCTCGAAGCCGGTGATGATGTGGTGGATGTTCGCTGCCGTGCATGCCGCCTCGATCTCCGCCTGCGTCGCGTCGGGCTTGGCGTAGAGCAGGTTCTCGCGGATGGTGGCGTGGAACAGGTAGGTCTCCTGGGACACGATCCCGACGTGGTCGATGATCGACTCCTGCGTGAGCCGCCGCACGTCGGTGCCCGCGAACAGCACCGCCCCCTCGCTCGCCTCGTACAGGCGGGGCGCCAGGTACAGCACGGTCGACTTGCCCGCGCCGGACGGGCCGACGAACGCGACGTGCTGCCCCGGCTCGGCCGCGAACGTGACGTCGATCAGCGTCGGGCGCGTCTCCGGGGCGGCGTCCGGATAGCGGAAGCAGACGTCGCGGAACTCCACGCGCCCCATCGGCCCGGGCCCCTGCGTCACATCGATCGCGTCTGGCGCGTCCGCGATCGCCGGGGTCATGTCGAGGTACTCGAAGATGCGGGCGAAGATTGCCCCCGAGGTCTGTAGGTCGAGCGCGACGCGCATCAGGCCCATCAGCGGCTGGAGCAGCCGGGCCTGCACCGTCGTGAAGGCGACGATGGTGCCGGCGGTGATGGTGCCGAGGCCGCCCTCGATCAGATAGCCGGCGACCAGGTAGATGACTGCGGGGATGCTGGCCATGATGACCTGCACCACCGCGAAGAAGCCCTGGCCGCTCATCGCCCGCTTGACCTGCAGCGCGATCTGGTTGCCGTTCTCCTTCTGGTACCTGGCCGACTCGGTGCGCTGCCTGTTGAACGCCTTCGACAGCAGGATGCCCGACACGCTGAGGGTCTCCTGCGTGATCGACGTCAGTTCCGAAAGCGACTCCTGCGTCTGGGCGGCGATCTTCGCGCGGACCTGGCCGACGCGGCGCTGGATGAACACCAGGATCGGCATCAGCACCACGGCGATCAGGGTGAGGCGCCAGTCGATCAGGACCATGGCGACCAGCGCGGAGGCGACCGTGACGACGTTGCCGAGGATGCTGGTGACGGTGTTGGTCAGCACCCCTGACACGGCTCCGACGTCGTTCTGGAGGCGCGACTGGATGACGCCGGTCTTGGTGCGGGTGAAGAAGCCAAGTTCCATGGCCTGCAGGTGCTCAAACAGCCTCACCCTCAGGTCGCCCGTGACGCGGTTGCCGACGGAACTGGTCAGCCAGGTCTGCACCACCCGAGCGCTGACGACGTCAGGTACAGGCCGATCATGATCGCCACCAAC is a genomic window containing:
- a CDS encoding ABC transporter ATP-binding protein, whose protein sequence is MQTWLTSSVGNRVTGDLRVRLFEHLQAMELGFFTRTKTGVIQSRLQNDVGAVSGVLTNTVTSILGNVVTVASALVAMVLIDWRLTLIAVVLMPILVFIQRRVGQVRAKIAAQTQESLSELTSITQETLSVSGILLSKAFNRQRTESARYQKENGNQIALQVKRAMSGQGFFAVVQVIMASIPAVIYLVAGYLIEGGLGTITAGTIVAFTTVQARLLQPLMGLMRVALDLQTSGAIFARIFEYLDMTPAIADAPDAIDVTQGPGPMGRVEFRDVCFRYPDAAPETRPTLIDVTFAAEPGQHVAFVGPSGAGKSTVLYLAPRLYEASEGAVLFAGTDVRRLTQESIIDHVGIVSQETYLFHATIRENLLYAKPDATQAEIEAACTAANIHHIITGFEHGYETVVGERGYRLSGGEKQRIAIARVLLKDPPVLLLDEATSALDTVSERVVQEALDNVAEGRTTLTIAHRLSTVVGADVIHVLEAGRIVETGTHQELLALGGLYASLAAQQMEAAKIEGIEPKAYPERRADKAPSPESRDVFAGSAGFAMVVQQQDPSWPPLG